The following are encoded in a window of Peromyscus leucopus breed LL Stock chromosome X, UCI_PerLeu_2.1, whole genome shotgun sequence genomic DNA:
- the LOC114685246 gene encoding vigilin-like: MTSKRQYILYPNRPLQRENHATNLNSRGRVNFTSSSKLENNVIVRKPENRELTHNWILSMHKNIAKVSEVEISVPPSLHKSLSDSKESLISSIMEECGKVYIHFPSSKLGLQKVIIRGPAKNVERTRNKLLQLAEEEQAKSYSVAVPVKSKYHHFLMSENGGNLHKICEKTGARIIFPTFKNKDQESVTIIGTEEAVKDVQKEVEVLLKDLENVVEDSILINPKFHNYFIMQRGQLLREIIKEYGGVFITFSYAGKQSTKVTIKGAKACVEAAKKHIQEIFEPLRSEVTTRCVIPPKFHPFLMGPICSRIQQIARDCKVQIKFPDSEKPTTNTHLEVQENGKEKGENITKVSASTSPNKSDTMSLSDKAENSSTAATQALESLVPVTAKVQVPFHLHPYIIGHKGSGLRKLIKEFEVHVQVSQPGGNFHIISIMGLEANVEQAKMKLQKQVKALQMEIENRTLRNFRQTFSLDPKYHSKIFGNKGILISQICTEYNVTVHFSNKIRNPMQDQITISGSKDNILKARDAIMKLLRKIEKTVSKEIPLNHQVCSNIIGFGGQSIHRIMEKFQVDIRVPSKGICTNSSIIVSGSSGNVQDAIDYILALEKHFLSVGKNEPPLEHVKRGGSGCIAAKTPKSFRKRNTLHHAKSTPHPPHVDNSEDFPKLKHQVSPKPHPWRP; this comes from the coding sequence ATGACTTCCAAAAGACAATACATTCTATATCCAAATAGGCCTTTGCAAAGGGAAAACCATGCTACCAATCTAAATTCAAGAGGAAGGGTTAACTTTACATCAAGTTCCAAGTTAGAGAATAATGTCATTGTTAGAAAGCCAGAAAACCGTGAACTAACTCATAACTGGATTCTCTCGATGCATAAAAACATAGCCAAAGTTTCTGAAGTGGAAATTTCTGTTCCTCCTAGTCTACACAAATCCCTATCTGATTCTAAAGAGTCTTTGATTAGTTCAATCATGGAAGAATGTGGCAaagtctatattcattttccaaGTAGTAAATTGGGCCTTCAAAAAGTCATTATTAGAGGCCCTGCAAAAAATGTTGAAAGGACTAGGAACAAACTTCTACAACTTGCAGAAGAAGAGCAAGCCAAGAGTTACTCCGTGGCTGTCCCTGTAAAGTCAAAATATCACCATTTTCTTATGAGTGAAAATGGTGGAAATCTTCATAAGATCTGTGAAAAGACAGGGGCACGCATCATTTTCCCTACCTTTAAGAACAAGGATCAAGAATCAGTAACCATCATAGGAACAGAAGAGGCTGTAAAAGATGTGCAAAAAGAGGTAGAGGTTTTACTGAAAGATCTGGAGAATGTGGTGGAGGATAGCATACTGATAAATCCCAAATTCCACAATTACTTTATCATGCAAAGGGGACAGCTTTTACGAGAAATAATTAAGGAATATGGTGGTGTGTTTATTACCTTTTCATATGCAGGAAAACAGAGTACAAAAGTCACAATAAAAGGAGCAAAAGCTTGTGTTGAAGCAGCAAAGAAACATATTCAAGAGATATTTGAGCCCTTGCGTTCCGAAGTCACAACACGGTGTGTTATTCCCCCCAAATTCCATCCTTTTCTCATGGGGCCAATATGCTCTAGAATTCAACAAATTGCAAGAGATTGTAAGGTTCAAATCAAAtttccagactcagaaaaaccaACTACAAACACACATCTAGAAGTTcaggaaaatgggaaagaaaaaggagaaaatatcaCTAAAGTATCTGCTTCGACTTCTCCAAACAAAAGTGACACCATGTCTCTTTCAGACAAAGCAGAAAATAGTAGCACGGCAGCCACCCAAGCTCTGGAGTCTCTTGTTCCTGTCACCGCTAAAGTCCAAGTACCTTTTCACCTACATCCATATATCATTGGGCACAAAGGAAGTGGGTTACGCAAGCTAATAAAGGAATTTGAAGTTCATGTTCAGGTATCACAACCCGGAGGAAATTTTCATATCATATCCATTATGGGCCTTGAAGCAAATGTAGAACAAGCCAAGATGAAATTACAAAAACAAGTAAAAGCTTtacaaatggaaatagaaaaccgGACATTAAGAAATTTTAGGCAAACATTCAGTTTAGATCCCAAATATCATTCCAAGATCTTTGGTAATAAAGGTATACTTATTTCCCAGATTTGCACAGAATATAATGTCACTgttcatttttcaaataaaataagaaatccaATGCAAGATCAAATTACCATTTCGGGTTCTAAAGACAACATCCTAAAAGCTCGAGATGCAATAATGAAACTGCTCCGTAAGATTGAAAAAACAGTTTCCAAAGAAATCCCACTGAACCATCAGGTTTGTTCCAATATTATTGGATTTGGTGGACAATCCATCCATAGAATCATGGAAAAATTCCAAGTAGACATCCGTGTACCTTCAAAAGGAATCTGCACTAATTCTAGCATCATTGTGAGTGGATCATCCGGTAATGTACAAGATGCAATTGACTATATCTTGGCTCTTGAGAAACATTTCCTGTCTGTTGGAAAGAATGAACCTCCACTGGAGCATGTTAAGCGTGGTGGTTCTGGCTGCATAGCTGCAAAAACACCTAAGAGTTTTAGGAAAAGAAATACTCTTCATCATGCAAAATCCACCCCACATCCTCCACATGTGGACAATTCTGAAGATTTTCCCAAACTGAAACATCAAGTGTCTCCTAAACCTCATCCTTGGAGACCATAA